The Nitriliruptor alkaliphilus DSM 45188 genome includes a region encoding these proteins:
- a CDS encoding spermidine synthase — protein MRPMFEELASHETPMGTISLRRRIEPSRQIDVYEVKLGDEYLMSSLFTVAEIELARLGLAELTGDALDVVVGGLGLGYTARTALEDPRVSAMLVVDALGEVIDWHEQGLLPDAAGLTTDPRTRLVHGDFFAMAASEDGFDPDTPGRRFDAILLDVDHSPRHVLHPNHAPFYTAQGLSRLARHLTPGGVFALWSDDPPDDEFLAVLDEVFTTSAAHEVSFANFITGGESANTVYVAR, from the coding sequence GTGCGCCCGATGTTCGAGGAGCTCGCCTCCCACGAGACCCCGATGGGCACGATCAGCCTGCGCCGCCGGATCGAACCGTCCCGCCAGATCGACGTCTACGAGGTCAAGCTCGGCGACGAGTACCTGATGTCGAGCCTGTTCACCGTGGCCGAGATCGAACTCGCCCGGCTCGGTCTGGCGGAGCTGACCGGCGACGCGCTGGACGTGGTCGTCGGGGGTCTCGGCCTCGGCTACACCGCCCGCACCGCGCTCGAGGACCCGCGGGTCAGCGCGATGCTCGTGGTCGACGCGCTCGGCGAGGTCATCGACTGGCACGAGCAGGGCCTGCTGCCGGACGCCGCGGGCCTCACCACCGACCCGCGCACCCGCCTCGTCCACGGGGACTTCTTCGCCATGGCCGCGTCCGAGGACGGTTTCGATCCGGACACGCCGGGCCGCCGGTTCGACGCCATCCTCCTCGACGTCGACCACTCGCCGCGTCACGTCCTCCACCCGAACCACGCACCGTTCTACACCGCCCAGGGCCTGAGCCGCCTCGCCCGGCATCTCACGCCGGGAGGCGTCTTCGCGCTGTGGTCCGACGATCCACCGGACGACGAGTTCCTCGCCGTCCTCGACGAGGTCTTCACCACGTCGGCAGCACACGAGGTCAGCTTCGCCAACTTCATCACCGGCGGTGAGTCCGCCAACACCGTCTACGTCGCACGATGA
- a CDS encoding macro domain-containing protein → MAVNDEATFGEVRLELRHGDITAQPDVDAIVNAANAQLETGGGVAGAIHRAAGPGLAEECRPMAPIEPGHCVISGGHDLPNGSVVHCLGPVYGRDAPADELLASCYREGLRLADEQGLRSIAFPALSTGAFGYPMRDAAEVALRTIAEVAPQLRTVRLVRFVLHAPADLVVHREVLTDLVG, encoded by the coding sequence GTGGCGGTGAACGACGAGGCGACGTTCGGCGAGGTCCGGCTCGAGCTGCGCCACGGCGACATCACCGCGCAGCCGGACGTCGATGCGATCGTCAACGCGGCCAACGCGCAGCTCGAGACCGGCGGGGGCGTGGCCGGCGCCATCCACCGCGCAGCCGGTCCCGGCCTGGCCGAGGAGTGCCGGCCGATGGCGCCGATCGAACCCGGCCACTGCGTGATCAGCGGCGGTCACGATCTGCCGAACGGATCGGTCGTCCACTGCCTCGGGCCCGTGTACGGCCGGGACGCACCGGCCGACGAGCTGCTGGCGAGCTGCTACCGGGAGGGGCTGCGGCTCGCCGACGAGCAGGGCCTTCGCTCCATCGCCTTCCCGGCGCTGTCCACCGGGGCGTTCGGCTACCCGATGCGGGACGCCGCGGAGGTGGCGCTCCGGACGATCGCCGAGGTCGCTCCGCAGCTACGGACGGTCCGGCTGGTGCGGTTCGTGCTGCACGCACCGGCCGACCTCGTGGTGCACCGTGAGGTCCTCACCGACCTCGTGGGGTGA
- a CDS encoding NADPH-dependent F420 reductase: MRVGVLGSGPVARVLAAGFHDHGHDVAVGTRHPSKLANWSAEHDGVRVVSVAEAAAHGEVVVLAVTGEFAAEVLRAAGEDALAGKTVIDTTNPLAGGPPVDGVLPYFTELDDSLMERLQRQFPSAHLVKAFNSVGNQFMVDPSFEGGPPTMFICGDEPAAKRTVTAILDQFGWDVADMGTVVAARVIEPLCALWCIPGMRGDGWNHAFKLLRQPTRGPDGRATA; this comes from the coding sequence ATGCGGGTCGGTGTGCTCGGATCGGGGCCCGTGGCGAGGGTCCTGGCGGCCGGCTTCCACGACCACGGGCACGACGTGGCGGTGGGGACGCGTCACCCGTCCAAGCTGGCGAACTGGTCCGCGGAGCACGACGGTGTGCGGGTGGTCAGCGTCGCGGAAGCAGCTGCGCACGGCGAGGTCGTGGTGCTGGCCGTGACTGGCGAGTTCGCGGCCGAGGTCCTGCGTGCCGCCGGCGAGGACGCCCTCGCCGGCAAGACCGTGATCGACACGACCAACCCACTCGCGGGTGGTCCACCGGTCGACGGCGTCCTGCCGTACTTCACCGAGCTCGACGACTCCCTCATGGAGCGCCTCCAGCGCCAGTTCCCCTCGGCACACCTGGTCAAGGCGTTCAACTCGGTGGGCAACCAGTTCATGGTCGACCCCTCGTTCGAGGGCGGGCCGCCCACGATGTTCATCTGCGGCGACGAGCCCGCCGCCAAGCGGACGGTCACTGCGATCCTCGACCAGTTCGGCTGGGACGTCGCGGACATGGGCACCGTCGTGGCGGCCCGCGTCATCGAGCCGCTGTGCGCGCTCTGGTGCATCCCGGGCATGCGCGGTGACGGCTGGAACCACGCCTTCAAGCTGCTCCGTCAGCCGACCCGAGGTCCCGACGGCCGCGCGACGGCTTGA
- a CDS encoding universal stress protein yields the protein MGRIVVGIDGSEGSRRALRWAVDEAARRGATLDVIHTYEPVTNVESIGTAAQADKLFNAAGDAARDIVDSAVITIEGVEARGRAIESLDPAATLVEESRDADLLVVSSRGRGSFKSLLLGSVSQQCAHHARCPVVIVPAGATDTD from the coding sequence GTGGGACGCATCGTGGTCGGGATCGACGGCTCCGAAGGCTCACGCCGTGCCCTCCGCTGGGCCGTCGACGAGGCCGCGCGGCGCGGCGCGACGCTCGATGTGATCCACACCTACGAGCCGGTCACCAACGTCGAGAGCATCGGGACCGCCGCGCAGGCGGACAAGCTCTTCAACGCTGCGGGTGACGCCGCGCGCGACATCGTCGACAGCGCGGTGATCACCATCGAGGGCGTCGAGGCACGAGGTCGTGCGATCGAGAGCCTCGACCCGGCGGCGACGCTGGTGGAGGAGTCGCGGGACGCCGACCTGCTCGTGGTGTCCTCACGCGGCCGCGGCAGCTTCAAGAGCCTGCTGCTCGGTTCGGTCAGCCAGCAGTGCGCCCACCACGCCCGGTGTCCGGTCGTGATCGTGCCGGCGGGTGCCACCGACACCGACTGA
- a CDS encoding EAL domain-containing protein, translating into MVDDQVANVILLERVMRAAGLHGVHAVSDPRQAVRRCLEVDADLILLDLHMPHLDGYAVLAALKEALPPDTFLPVVVLTGDVSRETRERALAAGATDFLTKPFDRAEVLLRVHNLLQTRSLYTAMRRHTDALQADLDARTEAERRRAMQRQAVADRIQGILANEGALEMVFQPIADLHTGRIRGVEALARFHQEPRRPPNVWFDEAASVSRGNQLELAAVGAAVGALEHLPEDVFLSVNLSPEAVLDPGLDDLLDSCSADRLVIEVTEHAPVQDYPALLARLDKLRGVGARVAVDDAGAGFAGLQHVLRLRPEILKLDIALTDGIDHDPARRALSTALVSFADEIGAVIVAEGIETREELATLRALGVPWGQGYHLGRPGALADATSGFGGAAAS; encoded by the coding sequence GTGGTCGATGACCAAGTCGCGAACGTCATCCTCCTCGAGCGGGTGATGCGAGCTGCAGGGCTCCACGGCGTGCACGCGGTCAGCGACCCTCGACAGGCCGTGCGGCGGTGCCTCGAGGTCGATGCGGATCTGATCCTGCTCGACCTCCACATGCCGCACCTCGATGGGTACGCGGTCCTGGCTGCCCTGAAGGAGGCGCTCCCCCCGGACACCTTCCTGCCCGTCGTGGTGCTGACCGGGGACGTCAGCCGCGAGACCCGCGAACGGGCGTTGGCTGCGGGGGCCACCGATTTCCTGACCAAGCCCTTCGACCGCGCCGAGGTCCTGCTGCGGGTGCACAACCTGCTGCAGACCCGCAGCCTGTACACCGCGATGCGACGCCACACCGACGCGTTGCAGGCGGACCTCGACGCCCGGACGGAAGCGGAGCGTCGACGTGCCATGCAGCGGCAGGCGGTCGCCGACCGGATCCAGGGCATCCTGGCGAACGAGGGCGCGCTCGAGATGGTCTTCCAACCCATCGCGGACCTGCACACCGGGCGCATCCGCGGCGTCGAGGCGCTCGCGCGCTTCCACCAGGAGCCCCGTCGACCCCCGAACGTCTGGTTCGACGAGGCGGCGAGCGTCAGCCGGGGGAACCAGCTCGAGCTCGCCGCGGTCGGCGCGGCGGTCGGCGCCCTCGAGCACCTCCCCGAGGACGTCTTCCTCTCGGTCAACCTCTCCCCCGAAGCGGTCCTCGACCCTGGCCTCGATGACCTGCTCGACTCGTGTTCCGCCGATCGGTTGGTGATCGAGGTCACCGAGCACGCCCCCGTCCAGGACTACCCCGCGCTGCTGGCCAGGCTCGACAAGCTCCGGGGGGTGGGCGCCCGGGTGGCGGTCGACGACGCCGGCGCGGGTTTCGCCGGACTCCAACACGTGCTCCGGCTCCGTCCCGAGATCCTCAAGCTGGACATCGCCCTCACCGACGGCATCGACCACGACCCTGCCCGTCGAGCCCTCAGCACCGCGCTGGTCAGCTTCGCCGACGAGATCGGTGCGGTGATCGTCGCCGAGGGCATCGAGACCCGGGAGGAACTCGCGACGCTGCGCGCCCTCGGCGTCCCGTGGGGTCAGGGCTACCACCTCGGCCGACCGGGCGCCTTGGCCGATGCGACGTCGGGTTTCGGGGGAGCCGCAGCCTCGTAG